In Mycoplasma sp. OR1901, the following are encoded in one genomic region:
- a CDS encoding DnaA ATPase domain-containing protein, whose translation MNLINKYSKENEENVLLNYTNEIKNFMKEHINDNMIWKTFIKNLSVTKYDDNIVKIYIPNVSESILKGHQKNYGDLYEKCIVKIFGNNAQYELTHINQMEENKKIIKQKIEDSIKETISIKAESNKLLNNFQPNYTFDNYLKLDFNKEAIDICKSIINDNNGFDILYISGSSGLGKSHLLHALGNEFKKNQKNGVYISPELFTRKISEMYTENNSKKISNLLNFFSNLDIVIFDDFQVFAEGQKKQTKNFIYQILDNRIQNNKMTIISSESELFQLENQFENKIYTRLQSGLVTKINTPTEDDMNKILLFLLKQKNFDTSLLDENSINYIVRNHIGSIRSLIGAVNRINIYKSSFTENEYVEGIIKNIFENVIKNNDNVSHESIIKHVAKYYKVSSKEILGKSRKKEIVLARHLSIIMVKNILNKSSTEIGKIFNRDHTTILSALNKLNDETQSISINKTINELKKEIYGKK comes from the coding sequence ATGAATTTAATAAATAAATATTCAAAAGAGAACGAAGAAAACGTTTTGTTGAATTACACAAACGAAATTAAAAATTTTATGAAAGAACATATTAACGATAATATGATTTGAAAAACTTTCATAAAAAATTTAAGCGTAACAAAATATGATGATAATATAGTAAAAATTTACATTCCAAATGTTAGTGAGAGTATTTTAAAAGGTCACCAAAAAAATTATGGTGATTTATACGAAAAATGTATTGTTAAAATTTTTGGAAATAATGCACAATATGAATTAACTCATATTAATCAGATGGAAGAAAATAAAAAAATAATAAAACAAAAAATTGAAGATAGCATAAAAGAAACAATCAGTATAAAAGCAGAAAGTAATAAATTATTAAACAACTTTCAACCGAATTATACATTTGATAATTACTTAAAATTAGACTTCAATAAAGAAGCTATAGATATATGTAAATCTATAATAAACGATAATAACGGATTTGATATTTTATATATATCAGGTTCTTCTGGATTAGGTAAAAGTCACCTGCTACACGCGCTAGGTAATGAATTTAAAAAGAATCAAAAAAATGGTGTTTATATAAGTCCTGAGCTATTTACTCGAAAGATTTCAGAGATGTATACAGAGAATAATTCTAAGAAAATTTCAAACTTACTAAATTTCTTTTCTAACTTGGACATAGTCATTTTCGACGATTTTCAAGTATTTGCAGAAGGGCAAAAGAAACAAACAAAAAACTTTATATATCAGATTTTAGACAATAGAATTCAAAATAATAAAATGACAATAATTTCGTCTGAAAGTGAATTGTTCCAATTAGAAAATCAATTTGAAAATAAAATCTATACAAGGCTTCAATCAGGTTTAGTTACAAAAATAAATACACCTACTGAAGATGATATGAACAAGATATTATTATTCCTTTTAAAACAAAAGAATTTCGACACTTCCTTACTCGATGAAAACTCAATCAATTATATAGTTAGAAATCATATCGGATCAATTAGATCTCTAATCGGTGCTGTTAATAGAATTAACATTTACAAAAGTTCATTCACAGAAAATGAATACGTTGAAGGAATAATAAAAAACATTTTTGAAAACGTTATAAAAAATAACGATAATGTATCTCATGAGAGTATAATAAAGCATGTTGCTAAATATTATAAAGTTAGCTCAAAAGAAATATTAGGTAAATCAAGAAAAAAAGAAATCGTTCTCGCAAGACACTTATCAATAATAATGGTTAAAAACATTTTAAATAAGTCTTCTACAGAGATTGGTAAAATTTTCAACAGAGACCACACAACGATATTAAGTGCTTTAAATAAATTAAATGATGAAACACAATCAATATCAATAAACAAAACAATAAACGAACTAAAAAAAGAAATATATGGGAAAAAGTAG
- a CDS encoding DNA polymerase III subunit beta yields the protein MNFTISKKIIDEAIEFLYSFIDQNDSYLPQRGIYMELNNEQLTLISTSSSISGKRVIKVNEKDLKIKRTGRTLLNSIILKNIIKKFDKELTFSVEDNVVNIFENKTKYTITQLDHNKYPKINFEETENSFEINSELLNKVINDVYISTAHSTNNERLSVAVFKCINISSKSDGYLRFLSTDSYRLSSEKIKINKINDININIDAKNLKKLITKGVPKKINVFYNIDKFGISYEGSIIQTAISKINFIDLNNLLEIKYNKTIEIDKDELLKIINKVVFHNTEKAKKLQFNISKESINITFEIPEIGISEVSTNKHTLVGKDFEIDVDYQFLKDAVSVLANGIIKLYITENDDKIYLISENEKDNIQLITPIRKF from the coding sequence ATGAATTTCACAATTAGCAAAAAAATTATAGATGAGGCTATTGAATTTTTATATTCATTTATAGATCAAAATGATTCTTACTTACCTCAAAGAGGTATTTACATGGAATTAAATAATGAACAATTAACATTAATAAGTACAAGTTCATCAATATCTGGAAAAAGAGTTATTAAAGTTAATGAAAAAGATTTAAAAATAAAAAGAACTGGTAGAACATTATTAAATTCAATTATTTTAAAAAATATAATTAAAAAATTTGATAAAGAATTAACTTTTTCAGTTGAAGATAATGTTGTTAATATATTTGAAAATAAAACAAAATATACAATAACTCAATTAGATCATAATAAATACCCAAAAATTAATTTTGAAGAAACAGAAAATTCATTTGAAATTAATTCTGAATTATTAAATAAAGTAATAAATGATGTTTATATTTCAACTGCTCATTCTACTAATAACGAAAGATTAAGTGTTGCTGTTTTTAAATGTATAAACATAAGTAGTAAAAGTGATGGTTACTTAAGATTTTTATCTACTGACTCATATAGACTTTCAAGTGAAAAAATTAAGATAAACAAAATTAATGATATTAATATTAATATCGATGCTAAAAACTTAAAAAAATTAATTACAAAAGGTGTGCCTAAAAAAATTAATGTATTTTACAATATTGATAAATTTGGTATTTCTTACGAAGGTTCAATTATACAAACCGCTATTTCAAAAATCAATTTTATTGATTTAAATAATTTATTAGAAATTAAATACAACAAAACAATTGAAATAGATAAAGATGAATTATTAAAAATAATTAACAAAGTTGTTTTTCACAATACTGAAAAAGCTAAAAAATTACAATTCAATATTTCTAAAGAATCTATAAATATTACTTTTGAAATACCAGAAATTGGTATTAGTGAGGTTTCTACAAATAAACATACTTTAGTTGGTAAAGATTTTGAAATTGATGTTGATTATCAATTCCTAAAAGATGCCGTTTCAGTTTTAGCTAACGGAATAATTAAATTGTATATTACCGAAAATGATGATAAAATTTACTTAATATCTGAAAATGAAAAAGATAATATTCAGTTAATTACACCAATTAGGAAGTTTTAA
- a CDS encoding RNA-binding S4 domain-containing protein: MIVKIKDETIKLGQFLKKIREISTGGESKYFLQNNDIKINGVVPVGRSTKIHAGDTVWINDTLIKVIKED, encoded by the coding sequence ATGATAGTAAAAATAAAAGATGAAACAATTAAATTAGGTCAATTCCTTAAAAAAATAAGAGAAATATCAACAGGTGGAGAATCAAAGTATTTTTTACAAAATAATGATATAAAAATAAACGGTGTTGTTCCGGTTGGACGTTCAACAAAAATACACGCTGGTGATACCGTTTGAATTAATGACACTTTAATAAAAGTAATCAAAGAAGATTAA
- a CDS encoding DUF2130 domain-containing protein, protein MKNIKIKIKDIEKLEFIIEEDAQKGDYFTLKNLLDDQQSIIEDAKSKLIEKLTNSYKNNWEKEWKNKYDNEKEIELLKWKKENEEKIIAQTKKQLEIEKQKEINLLNDTFKAKLEKEALAIKTNEKTLFNNEINELKQQNIKLNESLKTKDLTAKQELELLKNKYEVMVSQKTTEINNNYNNKIILLETTKNKLEEQLKTVKDQELIKYESQLKDIKMQLSEEFHKKEMNMSNNYENMLQKLKFDNDTLKQKEIEYKQQINALEISEQKHLDIINKNVGFSTKQVGENFENNIYNLLEDSFGFMSSDIKFSKTTENVDGTKPDFEINIFKEKENIGNIIIEAKSKQTESGSTTNKKHLPKLLKDMKSYKGTFGVLVTELEPEHNFLFKVYEDYPNIFVVRFEGLKPLLQLLINFIKERANIGDSQLDIEEQRNLIVAWNEKHFKAIVKAMARIKDDFDNISKFVDNIEKNLDELKQSLEISIRKHIDSFTKAIVGSTKSNLYKNIKNIEPKLTKENSKYLEMDTYLKLEKDE, encoded by the coding sequence ATGAAAAATATAAAAATTAAAATTAAAGATATTGAAAAGTTAGAATTCATCATTGAAGAAGATGCACAAAAAGGTGATTATTTCACTTTAAAAAACTTATTAGATGATCAACAATCAATTATTGAAGATGCTAAATCAAAATTGATTGAAAAATTAACTAATTCATATAAAAATAATTGAGAAAAAGAATGAAAAAACAAATACGATAATGAAAAAGAAATTGAATTATTAAAGTGAAAAAAAGAGAATGAAGAAAAAATCATTGCTCAAACTAAAAAACAGTTAGAGATAGAAAAACAAAAAGAAATTAATTTATTAAATGATACTTTTAAAGCAAAATTAGAAAAAGAAGCTCTCGCTATTAAAACAAATGAAAAAACATTATTTAACAACGAAATAAATGAATTAAAACAACAAAACATCAAGCTTAACGAATCTTTAAAAACTAAAGATCTTACTGCTAAACAAGAACTTGAATTACTTAAAAATAAATATGAAGTAATGGTTTCTCAAAAAACAACAGAAATAAATAATAATTACAATAATAAAATAATTCTTTTAGAAACTACTAAAAATAAATTAGAAGAACAATTAAAAACAGTTAAAGATCAAGAATTAATTAAATACGAATCTCAATTAAAAGATATTAAAATGCAATTGAGTGAAGAGTTTCATAAAAAAGAAATGAATATGTCTAATAACTATGAAAACATGCTTCAAAAGCTTAAATTCGATAACGATACACTAAAACAAAAAGAAATTGAATATAAACAACAAATTAACGCTTTAGAAATTTCAGAACAAAAACATTTAGATATTATTAATAAAAATGTCGGGTTTTCAACAAAACAAGTTGGAGAAAATTTTGAAAACAACATTTACAACTTACTAGAAGATAGTTTTGGATTCATGAGTAGTGATATTAAGTTTTCAAAAACTACAGAAAACGTGGATGGAACAAAACCGGATTTTGAAATTAATATATTTAAAGAAAAAGAAAATATCGGAAATATTATCATTGAAGCAAAATCTAAACAAACTGAATCAGGAAGTACCACTAATAAAAAACACCTTCCAAAATTATTGAAAGATATGAAAAGTTACAAAGGTACTTTTGGTGTATTAGTAACAGAACTTGAACCAGAACATAACTTCTTATTTAAAGTTTATGAAGATTACCCTAATATTTTTGTAGTTAGATTTGAAGGGTTAAAACCTTTATTACAATTATTAATTAATTTCATCAAAGAAAGAGCTAATATCGGAGATTCACAATTAGATATCGAAGAACAACGTAACTTAATTGTTGCATGAAACGAAAAACACTTCAAAGCAATAGTTAAAGCAATGGCTAGAATTAAAGATGATTTTGATAATATCAGTAAATTTGTTGATAACATTGAAAAGAATTTAGATGAATTAAAACAATCACTTGAGATATCAATTAGAAAGCACATTGATAGTTTCACAAAAGCTATTGTTGGATCAACAAAAAGCAACTTATATAAAAACATTAAAAACATCGAACCTAAATTAACTAAAGAAAATTCAAAATACCTAGAGATGGACACATATCTTAAATTAGAAAAAGATGAATAG
- the cas9 gene encoding type II CRISPR RNA-guided endonuclease Cas9 (Cas9, originally named Csn1, is the large, multifunctional signature protein of type II CRISPR/Cas systems. It is well known even to general audiences because its RNA-guided endonuclease activity has made it a popular tool for custom editing of eukaryotic genomes.): MSKENKVIDVTLGFDLGIGSVGWSIVDNSTNEVLELGSRLFDEPNLAVERRGYRSIRRSIRRKRYKNDKFDKLIFRYKDMFGLELQNRYEVNNIYKEMSSKNPNIIFIKNKALDEVVDSKELVWILHDYLQNRGFFYDVIEDEESKKKEEGAKILYNSEYDFPTKEQFKFFNKFGYFKGLEQYVDVKFSHLKWKNELEHVLNNIQSQKYDKEQFNKFVSEFINIYDSMREYAKGPGSEHSYSEYGIYEYTDDGKTLIQKYNNIWDKTIGKCSVFIKENRAPQQSPSVELYNLLSDLNNVRHTLANEWVLSTNDKRDIINNLIKDNLKEGNAKNVAYKIILKYLKAWNIDFNLELKVDDFKNEDKKLSTLESTIIFMKTFIKNGANLADLNVDTLFEFAKGLDNIFVVISNYKEVEKRIQNIKTKQNIDFLSQYFDNEEQVNNFIEDIANNSKFKVSKTHSLSFKAIYLVNDDLLNTSKNLSNFKFEKEFNLYKEIQRYNEELEKEGLLITSSNSKYMDSSFLHEAVISPAVKTSLAETIKVFNQILKEYKNKYKVTKIGLEMSKENNMDAEKKGIANQNKKNKERIDKIIAVLKDSYGIVISADDINLKTKQKLLLYFQQDGYDAYNVKDKIDVKKLIFDPGYTEIDHIIPYSVSYDDSMTNKVVVLKSTNQAKSNKLPSEYLGVHTTDFTLFKQFWTENNDKKNSFFDSKNKEYNRKKENLFRLEIDDKDKIEFANRNLNDTRYSSKVFLEKLNEYAKSHDKQFSVVTFRGKYTSMLRKMGGLSPKDRDHYSHHAIDASLLAISANNYKPNMQKLLLKPEKYYIEKGRVYDRETGESVGTINEFTLNLNNISLIVREKMSEKDGDENSKLTKTKDSIMKKIRYSRKVKKDYNIELFNQTTYGTRVDYNGVLKKIMKKSIFEITSYLGNEKEELIVMKHTNPEQLDRIKNILDKYKWSKKPLFDYTLDIFKEYKEELCIDPNNWEKEAKNFLNNKNRMALILKTNNGFEYIKKFKTYFKLNINNVSFIKNQNNKSFKDTFNWVALLVYKNNKDNYVLVPVNAKIYRFQNNKKPNFYDESVFLQEELKKEKELKNIPLDNKVLDVIYRGTIYENLEGVGDERFVYITVADTKANGVEYEYCSKENSDIKRKTINVFLKTFKKVHKSVLG; the protein is encoded by the coding sequence ATGAGTAAAGAAAATAAAGTTATTGATGTTACATTAGGTTTTGATTTAGGTATTGGTTCTGTAGGTTGATCTATAGTTGATAATTCAACTAACGAAGTTCTAGAGTTAGGTTCAAGATTGTTTGATGAACCTAATTTAGCTGTCGAACGTAGAGGATACAGAAGTATAAGAAGAAGCATAAGAAGAAAAAGATATAAGAACGATAAATTTGACAAATTAATTTTTAGATACAAAGATATGTTTGGTTTAGAACTTCAAAATAGATATGAAGTAAATAATATTTACAAAGAAATGTCATCTAAAAATCCAAATATAATTTTTATTAAAAATAAAGCATTAGACGAAGTTGTAGATAGTAAAGAGTTAGTATGAATATTACACGACTACTTACAAAATAGAGGGTTTTTCTATGATGTTATCGAAGATGAAGAGTCTAAGAAAAAAGAAGAAGGTGCGAAAATTTTATATAACAGTGAATATGATTTTCCAACAAAAGAACAATTTAAATTCTTTAACAAATTTGGTTACTTCAAAGGTTTAGAACAATATGTTGATGTTAAATTTTCACACTTAAAATGAAAAAATGAATTAGAACACGTTTTAAACAATATTCAATCGCAAAAATATGATAAAGAACAATTTAATAAATTTGTAAGTGAATTTATTAATATTTATGACTCGATGCGTGAATATGCTAAAGGTCCTGGTAGCGAACATAGTTATAGTGAATATGGTATTTATGAATACACAGATGATGGTAAAACTTTAATTCAAAAGTACAATAACATCTGAGATAAAACAATAGGAAAATGTAGCGTTTTCATAAAAGAAAATAGAGCACCACAACAATCACCTAGTGTTGAGTTGTATAATTTATTATCCGATTTAAATAACGTTAGACATACATTGGCTAATGAGTGAGTTTTATCAACCAATGATAAAAGAGACATTATAAATAATCTAATTAAAGATAATTTAAAAGAGGGTAACGCTAAAAATGTTGCTTATAAAATAATATTAAAATACTTAAAAGCATGAAATATTGATTTCAATTTAGAACTTAAAGTAGATGATTTTAAAAACGAAGATAAAAAACTATCAACTTTAGAATCGACAATTATTTTTATGAAAACATTCATAAAAAATGGTGCTAATTTAGCTGATTTAAATGTGGATACATTATTTGAATTTGCAAAAGGTTTAGATAACATTTTTGTAGTTATTTCAAATTATAAAGAAGTAGAAAAAAGAATTCAAAATATTAAAACTAAGCAAAATATAGACTTCTTAAGTCAATATTTTGATAATGAAGAGCAAGTAAATAATTTTATAGAAGATATTGCAAACAACTCTAAATTTAAGGTTTCTAAAACACATTCTTTATCATTTAAAGCAATTTATTTAGTAAACGATGATTTACTAAATACATCTAAGAATTTATCTAACTTTAAATTCGAAAAAGAATTTAATTTGTATAAAGAAATTCAAAGATATAATGAAGAGTTAGAAAAAGAAGGGTTGTTAATAACTAGTTCAAATTCTAAATATATGGATAGTTCATTTTTACATGAAGCAGTAATTAGTCCTGCTGTTAAAACTTCTTTAGCGGAAACCATCAAAGTCTTTAATCAAATATTAAAAGAATATAAAAATAAATATAAAGTAACTAAAATAGGTTTAGAAATGTCTAAAGAAAATAACATGGACGCGGAGAAAAAAGGTATTGCAAACCAAAACAAAAAGAATAAAGAACGTATTGATAAAATAATTGCCGTTTTAAAAGATAGTTATGGAATAGTTATATCAGCAGATGATATTAATCTTAAAACTAAGCAAAAACTGCTTTTATATTTCCAACAAGATGGTTATGACGCATATAATGTTAAAGATAAAATAGATGTTAAAAAACTTATATTCGATCCAGGTTATACAGAAATTGATCACATTATACCGTATAGCGTCAGTTATGATGATTCTATGACAAACAAAGTAGTTGTACTTAAAAGCACAAATCAAGCTAAATCTAATAAGTTACCAAGTGAATATTTAGGTGTTCACACAACAGATTTTACGTTATTTAAACAATTCTGAACAGAAAATAATGACAAGAAAAATAGTTTCTTTGATTCTAAAAATAAAGAATATAATCGCAAAAAAGAAAATTTATTCCGTTTAGAAATTGATGATAAAGATAAAATTGAATTCGCTAACAGAAACTTAAATGATACAAGGTATTCAAGCAAGGTTTTCTTAGAAAAACTTAATGAATACGCTAAAAGTCATGATAAACAATTTAGTGTCGTCACTTTTAGAGGTAAATATACAAGTATGTTAAGAAAAATGGGTGGTTTATCACCAAAAGATAGAGATCATTATTCACACCATGCTATTGACGCTTCGCTATTAGCAATTTCTGCAAATAACTATAAACCAAATATGCAAAAATTATTGCTTAAACCAGAAAAATACTACATCGAAAAAGGTAGAGTGTATGACAGAGAAACTGGAGAAAGTGTCGGTACAATTAACGAATTCACACTTAATTTAAATAATATTTCATTAATCGTAAGAGAAAAGATGAGCGAAAAAGATGGTGATGAGAATTCTAAATTAACTAAAACAAAAGATTCTATAATGAAAAAAATACGTTATTCAAGAAAGGTTAAAAAAGATTACAATATAGAATTGTTTAACCAAACAACTTATGGTACAAGAGTTGATTATAATGGTGTTCTTAAAAAAATAATGAAAAAATCTATATTTGAAATAACATCATATTTAGGAAACGAAAAAGAAGAACTTATCGTAATGAAACACACTAATCCAGAACAATTAGATAGAATTAAAAATATACTAGATAAATATAAATGATCAAAAAAACCTTTATTCGACTATACATTAGATATTTTTAAAGAATATAAAGAAGAGTTATGTATTGACCCTAATAATTGAGAAAAAGAAGCAAAAAACTTCTTAAATAACAAAAATAGAATGGCATTAATTTTAAAAACAAACAATGGTTTTGAATATATCAAAAAGTTTAAAACATATTTTAAATTAAATATTAATAATGTAAGTTTTATAAAAAATCAAAATAATAAGAGTTTTAAAGATACGTTTAATTGGGTAGCTCTATTAGTTTATAAAAACAACAAAGATAATTATGTTTTGGTTCCTGTAAACGCAAAGATATATAGATTTCAAAATAATAAAAAACCTAATTTTTATGATGAATCAGTATTTTTACAAGAAGAATTAAAAAAAGAAAAAGAATTAAAAAATATTCCTTTAGATAATAAGGTTTTAGATGTAATTTACAGAGGTACAATATATGAAAATCTTGAAGGAGTCGGTGATGAAAGGTTTGTTTATATAACTGTAGCTGACACAAAGGCAAATGGGGTTGAATATGAATATTGTTCAAAAGAGAATTCAGATATAAAAAGAAAAACAATAAATGTATTTTTAAAAACATTTAAAAAAGTTCACAAATCAGTTTTAGGATAA
- the cas1 gene encoding type II CRISPR-associated endonuclease Cas1, which translates to MKKIIDVSQSEYVSLFLNNLIVKNNQGKITIPTNDIETVIFENTRVNISMPLINKLIEQGVNVIFCDHRHLPIAQIIPFSGYFDNKVFNTQINWNDEYKGKTWKHIVELKILNSKNLIKSIIPDSFEVVTKLIEYQKDIKPYDLSNREGHAAKVYFNLLFGKEFKRDKNIAKDFVNICLNYGYTVMIAYVSRALVSKGFDNRIGIFHKRFDNNIPLACDIVEPIRCYVDKITYEIVTMQKKDKSINFKDFKKKFFEGLQEHIIVNSKRIKVVDYINLLIKGLLEHKDIKELEIDWISK; encoded by the coding sequence ATGAAAAAAATAATTGATGTATCACAAAGTGAATACGTATCACTTTTTTTAAATAATTTAATTGTTAAAAACAATCAAGGTAAAATCACAATACCTACAAACGATATTGAAACAGTTATATTTGAAAATACAAGAGTAAATATTAGTATGCCACTAATAAACAAACTTATTGAACAAGGTGTTAATGTTATTTTTTGTGATCATAGGCATTTACCAATTGCTCAAATAATACCATTTAGTGGTTATTTTGATAATAAGGTCTTTAACACACAAATTAATTGAAATGATGAATACAAGGGTAAAACATGAAAACATATAGTTGAATTAAAAATATTAAATTCAAAGAATTTAATTAAATCTATTATTCCCGATTCGTTTGAAGTTGTCACAAAATTAATTGAATACCAAAAAGATATCAAGCCATATGATTTATCAAATAGAGAAGGTCATGCCGCAAAGGTTTATTTTAATTTACTTTTTGGTAAAGAGTTTAAAAGAGATAAAAACATAGCAAAAGACTTTGTTAACATATGTTTAAATTACGGTTATACAGTAATGATTGCATATGTAAGTAGAGCACTAGTTTCAAAAGGTTTTGATAATAGAATCGGGATATTTCATAAAAGATTTGATAATAACATTCCTCTTGCGTGTGACATTGTAGAACCAATTAGATGTTACGTAGATAAAATAACTTATGAAATCGTCACAATGCAAAAGAAAGATAAAAGCATTAATTTTAAAGACTTTAAAAAGAAATTTTTTGAAGGATTACAAGAACATATTATTGTTAACTCAAAGAGAATTAAAGTGGTTGATTATATTAATTTATTAATAAAAGGTTTGTTAGAACACAAAGATATAAAGGAGCTAGAAATTGACTGAATTTCAAAATAG
- the cas2 gene encoding CRISPR-associated endonuclease Cas2: MKIILMYDVSMDEDNTINYAKFRNSLLKMGYIMIQYSIYVKTIGFKTIYEYEKQKLINIIPKRSNVRILLITETQYSNIDILSGEKTTNEIYNEKERYIEL, from the coding sequence ATGAAAATAATATTAATGTACGATGTTTCGATGGATGAAGATAATACAATTAATTATGCTAAATTCAGAAACAGTTTATTAAAAATGGGTTATATAATGATCCAATATTCAATATATGTTAAGACAATTGGATTCAAAACAATATATGAATATGAAAAGCAAAAATTAATAAATATAATACCAAAAAGATCAAACGTTAGAATATTATTAATTACTGAAACACAATATTCTAATATTGATATTTTATCAGGAGAAAAAACTACAAACGAAATTTATAACGAAAAAGAAAGGTATATAGAACTATAA